One region of Mus pahari chromosome 16, PAHARI_EIJ_v1.1, whole genome shotgun sequence genomic DNA includes:
- the LOC110334076 gene encoding butyrophilin subfamily 2 member A2 isoform X2 yields the protein MEPATSLRSCQLASLFFLVLSLFVLVSAQFTVIGSTEPILAMVGENTTLYCHLSPERNAEEMEVRWFRWRFSPAVLVYRGHRERPEEQMVAYRGRTTFMSTDISKGRVGLVIHNVTAYDNGIYSCYFQEGRSYDQAVMELMVASLGSEPLIKMKTLEDGSILLECTSEGWYPEPRAVWRDPYDEVVPALEEEYTADREGLFTVTMTIIIRDCSVRNMTCSVNNTRLSQELESVILIPEFFVPSFPLWMVAVAVTLPVVMLILFTSGSVCLVKKHHRKKLILSAEKEAEYEEKEAARQLQEELPDVVLDPDTAHPELFLSDDRRSVIRGPSRQSVPDNPERFDCRPCVLGRETFSSGKHYWEVEVENVMVWAIGVCRDSVERKGEALLVPQNGFWTLEMFGSQYRALSSPEKIIPLKERLHRVAVFLDCEGGDISFYNMRDRSHIYTCPPVRFTGPLRPFFRLGSDDSPLFICPAFTGAQGVTIPEGGLFLYKTRPISQSLVRKP from the exons ATGGAGCCTGCGACTTCCCTGCGTTCTTGCCAGTTagcctcccttttcttcttggtCCTCAGCCTGTTTGTGCTGGTCTCAG CCCAGTTTACTGTCATAGGATCAACTGAGCCCATCCTGGCCATGGTAGGAGAGAACACCACACTATACTGCCACCTGTCACCAGAGAGAAATGCAGAAGAGATGGAGGTACGGTGGTTCCGGTGGCGTTTCTCCCCTGCAGTGCTGGTGTACAGAGGCCATCGAGAGAGACCAGAGGAGCAGATGGTGGCATACCGAGGAAGAACCACCTTCATGAGCACAGACATCAGCAAGGGAAGAGTTGGGCTTGTTATTCACAATGTCACAGCATATGACAATGGCATCTACAGCTGTTACTTCCAGGAAGGCAGGTCCTATGACCAGGCAGTCATGGAGCTTATGGTGGCAA GCCTTGGCTCTGAGCCActtattaaaatgaagacactTGAAGATGGGAGCATCTTGCTAGAGTGCACATCTGAAGGGTGGTACCCAGAGCCCCGAGCTGTGTGGAGAGACCCCTATGATGAAGTTGTACCTGCCCTGGAGGAGGAGTATACAGCTGACAGAGAAGGCCTCTTCACAGTCACCATGACTATAATCATCAGGGACTGCTCTGTGAGGAACATGACCTGCTCCGTCAACAACACTCGGCTCAGCCAGGAGTTGGAAAGTGTGATTCTCATTCCGG AATTCTTTGTGCCCAGCTTTCCTCTGTGGATGGTGGCTGTGGCTGTCACTCTGCCTGTAGTAATGCTGATTCTCTTCACATCTGGAAGCGTCTGCCTTGTCAAGAAACACCACAGGAAGAAATTGATTCTGTCAGCTGAAAAAGAAGCTGAATATGAAGAGAAGGAAGCTGCAC GGCAACTTCAAGAGGAACTGC ctgACGTGGTCCTGGACCCAGATACAGCTCATCCTGAGCTCTTCCTGTCAGATGACCGGAGAAGTGTAATACGAGGCCCTTCAAGGCAGAGTGTGCCTGACAACCCTGAGAGATTTGACTGCCGTCCATGTGTCCTGGGCAGGGAAACCTTCTCCTCAGGGAAGCATtactgggaggtggaggtggaaaATGTAATGGTGTGGGCCATTGGTGTTTGTAGAGACAGtgtggaaaggaaaggggaggccctgttggttcctcagaatgGCTTCTGGACCCTGGAGATGTTTGGAAGCCAGTATCGAGCCCTGTCCTCCCCAGAAAAGATCATACCTCTGAAAGAGCGTCTTCACCGTGTGGCTGTCTTTCTGGACTGTGAAGGTGGAGATATTTCTTTCTACAACATGAGAGACAGATCACACATCTACACATGTCCTCCTGTGAGGTTCACTGGGCCCCTGAGACCTTTCTTTAGGCTTGGTTCTGATGACAGTCCCCTGTTCATCTGTCCAGCATTCACAGGGGCACAGGGAGTTACAATACCTGAGGGTGGCTTATTCCTATATAAGACAAGACCAATTTCTCAGAGCCTTGTAAGGAAGCCATAG
- the LOC110334076 gene encoding butyrophilin subfamily 2 member A2 isoform X1 — translation MEPATSLRSCQLASLFFLVLSLFVLVSAQFTVIGSTEPILAMVGENTTLYCHLSPERNAEEMEVRWFRWRFSPAVLVYRGHRERPEEQMVAYRGRTTFMSTDISKGRVGLVIHNVTAYDNGIYSCYFQEGRSYDQAVMELMVASLGSEPLIKMKTLEDGSILLECTSEGWYPEPRAVWRDPYDEVVPALEEEYTADREGLFTVTMTIIIRDCSVRNMTCSVNNTRLSQELESVILIPEFFVPSFPLWMVAVAVTLPVVMLILFTSGSVCLVKKHHRKKLILSAEKEAEYEEKEAARQLQEELRWRRTLLHAADVVLDPDTAHPELFLSDDRRSVIRGPSRQSVPDNPERFDCRPCVLGRETFSSGKHYWEVEVENVMVWAIGVCRDSVERKGEALLVPQNGFWTLEMFGSQYRALSSPEKIIPLKERLHRVAVFLDCEGGDISFYNMRDRSHIYTCPPVRFTGPLRPFFRLGSDDSPLFICPAFTGAQGVTIPEGGLFLYKTRPISQSLVRKP, via the exons ATGGAGCCTGCGACTTCCCTGCGTTCTTGCCAGTTagcctcccttttcttcttggtCCTCAGCCTGTTTGTGCTGGTCTCAG CCCAGTTTACTGTCATAGGATCAACTGAGCCCATCCTGGCCATGGTAGGAGAGAACACCACACTATACTGCCACCTGTCACCAGAGAGAAATGCAGAAGAGATGGAGGTACGGTGGTTCCGGTGGCGTTTCTCCCCTGCAGTGCTGGTGTACAGAGGCCATCGAGAGAGACCAGAGGAGCAGATGGTGGCATACCGAGGAAGAACCACCTTCATGAGCACAGACATCAGCAAGGGAAGAGTTGGGCTTGTTATTCACAATGTCACAGCATATGACAATGGCATCTACAGCTGTTACTTCCAGGAAGGCAGGTCCTATGACCAGGCAGTCATGGAGCTTATGGTGGCAA GCCTTGGCTCTGAGCCActtattaaaatgaagacactTGAAGATGGGAGCATCTTGCTAGAGTGCACATCTGAAGGGTGGTACCCAGAGCCCCGAGCTGTGTGGAGAGACCCCTATGATGAAGTTGTACCTGCCCTGGAGGAGGAGTATACAGCTGACAGAGAAGGCCTCTTCACAGTCACCATGACTATAATCATCAGGGACTGCTCTGTGAGGAACATGACCTGCTCCGTCAACAACACTCGGCTCAGCCAGGAGTTGGAAAGTGTGATTCTCATTCCGG AATTCTTTGTGCCCAGCTTTCCTCTGTGGATGGTGGCTGTGGCTGTCACTCTGCCTGTAGTAATGCTGATTCTCTTCACATCTGGAAGCGTCTGCCTTGTCAAGAAACACCACAGGAAGAAATTGATTCTGTCAGCTGAAAAAGAAGCTGAATATGAAGAGAAGGAAGCTGCAC GGCAACTTCAAGAGGAACTGC GATGGAGACGAACCCTCTTACATGCTG ctgACGTGGTCCTGGACCCAGATACAGCTCATCCTGAGCTCTTCCTGTCAGATGACCGGAGAAGTGTAATACGAGGCCCTTCAAGGCAGAGTGTGCCTGACAACCCTGAGAGATTTGACTGCCGTCCATGTGTCCTGGGCAGGGAAACCTTCTCCTCAGGGAAGCATtactgggaggtggaggtggaaaATGTAATGGTGTGGGCCATTGGTGTTTGTAGAGACAGtgtggaaaggaaaggggaggccctgttggttcctcagaatgGCTTCTGGACCCTGGAGATGTTTGGAAGCCAGTATCGAGCCCTGTCCTCCCCAGAAAAGATCATACCTCTGAAAGAGCGTCTTCACCGTGTGGCTGTCTTTCTGGACTGTGAAGGTGGAGATATTTCTTTCTACAACATGAGAGACAGATCACACATCTACACATGTCCTCCTGTGAGGTTCACTGGGCCCCTGAGACCTTTCTTTAGGCTTGGTTCTGATGACAGTCCCCTGTTCATCTGTCCAGCATTCACAGGGGCACAGGGAGTTACAATACCTGAGGGTGGCTTATTCCTATATAAGACAAGACCAATTTCTCAGAGCCTTGTAAGGAAGCCATAG